The genomic DNA GCAGGTAAAGTATAAGAAGTACTAGTGACCACATTGTTAAGTGTATCTACATTAACAAAATTACTACAGTCGGTTTGAGATGCTATGTAATTGGAAAAAGTAGTTGGCAGCCAAGTTGAATGATTACCAGAAGGGTTGTCAACAACAACACAATTTAAATCTGGATTAGCCCTAAAATCCATTAAAGTAACATTAGTATTATTACCATTTCTAATATTTAATCTACACAAGTTATTATTACTACAATCCAGTTCTGTTAAATTGGAATTATTAGATAGATTTAATTCCGTTAATTGATTAGAAGCACAATTTAAGTTTGCGAGTTGGGTATTTGCTGAAAGCTCTAAACGGGTTAGTTGATTATTTTCACAAGTAAAAGAAGATAAATTTAAGTTATTAGAAACGTCCAAATTTGTTAATAGGTTATTACCACATTGAAATATATTTAATGCACTATTTTGAGAAAGATTCAAGGATGTTATTTGATTATTTTTGCAAACAAAATCTTTTATATTCGGGTTTTGACTAATGTTTAAATTGGTAAGCATATTATTTCCACAAACCAATGCTCTCAAGTTTGGGTTTTGAGTAACATCTAAAGTACTTAGTTGATTAGAATCACACCATAAAATTTCTAAACTTGTATTTTGCGTGACATCTAAACCTGTTAATTGATTACTATCGCAAAATAGTTGAGATAGCCGTGTATTTAGTGTGACATCTAAACTTGTTAAATTGTTAGATTGACAACTTAAAACTTCTAAAGCTAAAAAGTCTTGAATACCGGTAAGATCTGAGATACCTCTATTTTCAAGATCT from Flavivirga abyssicola includes the following:
- a CDS encoding T9SS type B sorting domain-containing protein, whose product is MWVNRKYFYSLLLILLSCISIYSQTLIPDNNFEQRLIDLGHDSGPLDGSVTTANISGIIDLDLENRGISDLTGIQDFLALEVLSCQSNNLTSLDVTLNTRLSQLFCDSNQLTGLDVTQNTSLEILWCDSNQLSTLDVTQNPNLRALVCGNNMLTNLNISQNPNIKDFVCKNNQITSLNLSQNSALNIFQCGNNLLTNLDVSNNLNLSSFTCENNQLTRLELSANTQLANLNCASNQLTELNLSNNSNLTELDCSNNNLCRLNIRNGNNTNVTLMDFRANPDLNCVVVDNPSGNHSTWLPTTFSNYIASQTDCSNFVNVDTLNNVVTSTSYTLPALTNGNYFMQSGGNGIQLNAGDTITSSQTIYIYNETTCDNNESSFSVLIIDQDYYIPKYFTPNNDGSHDFWQVFDTNNSIKMTHIFDKYGKLLKSLPPNSQGWNGTFNGHPLITDDYWYVITLNSGEVIRGHFALKR